One stretch of Geoalkalibacter ferrihydriticus DSM 17813 DNA includes these proteins:
- a CDS encoding class II fructose-bisphosphate aldolase: MGVKVSYKELGLANTREMFKKAVNGGYAIPAYNFNNLEQLQAIVTACAETSSPVIVQVSKGARDYANQTMLRYMAMGAVEMVREMGAQIPIALHLDHGDTLELCKSCVDSGFSSVMIDGSHHSYEENVALTRQVVEYAHAHDVTVEGELGVLAGIEDEVQAEHSTYTRPEEVEDFVQKTGVDSLAISIGTSHGAFKFKVKEGEEPPPLRFDILAEIERRIPGFPIVLHGASSVVPEYVELINAYGGKLEGAVGVSEEQLRRAAASAVCKINIDSDGRLAVTARVREFLANNPGEFDPRKYLGAARKELIKLIKHKNETVLGSAGKA; the protein is encoded by the coding sequence ATGGGAGTAAAAGTCAGTTACAAGGAACTGGGTCTGGCCAATACCCGGGAGATGTTTAAAAAAGCGGTCAACGGCGGCTATGCCATTCCCGCCTACAATTTCAATAACCTTGAGCAGCTCCAGGCCATTGTGACTGCCTGTGCCGAGACGTCTTCGCCGGTCATCGTGCAGGTCAGCAAAGGGGCGCGCGACTATGCCAACCAGACCATGCTGCGTTACATGGCCATGGGGGCCGTGGAAATGGTGCGCGAGATGGGCGCGCAGATCCCCATTGCCCTGCATCTCGACCACGGCGATACCCTGGAGTTGTGCAAGTCTTGCGTCGACTCGGGTTTTTCTTCGGTGATGATTGACGGATCGCACCATTCTTATGAGGAAAATGTTGCGCTGACCCGTCAGGTCGTGGAGTACGCTCATGCCCATGATGTGACCGTGGAGGGCGAACTCGGCGTACTGGCCGGGATCGAGGATGAGGTGCAGGCCGAGCATTCCACCTACACTCGGCCGGAAGAGGTTGAGGATTTCGTGCAGAAGACCGGCGTGGATTCCCTGGCCATTTCCATCGGCACCAGCCATGGCGCCTTCAAATTCAAGGTCAAGGAGGGTGAAGAGCCGCCGCCGCTACGGTTTGATATTTTGGCAGAGATCGAGCGGCGCATTCCCGGTTTTCCCATCGTGCTGCACGGCGCATCGAGCGTCGTTCCCGAATACGTTGAGTTGATCAACGCTTACGGCGGCAAGCTGGAAGGGGCGGTCGGCGTCTCCGAGGAGCAGTTACGCAGGGCTGCGGCCAGTGCCGTATGCAAGATCAATATCGATTCGGACGGGCGCCTGGCGGTGACCGCGCGGGTGCGCGAATTTCTGGCCAACAATCCCGGCGAATTCGACCCACGCAAATATCTCGGTGCCGCGCGCAAGGAGCTGATCAAGCTGATCAAGCATAAGAACGAGACCGTCCTTGGCAGCGCCGGTAAGGCCTGA
- a CDS encoding TonB-dependent receptor plug domain-containing protein gives MPFFLKRFAFPALLIVLLLIPRAWAAHKSLTEFSLEELMEIEVTSVSKKSQPLSQAAAAVFVISAEDIHRSGATTIPDLLRLVPGMQVAKLDANKWAVSARGFNGRFANKLLVMIDGRSIYLPVFSGVFWEMHDLVLEDIERIEVIRGPGGSLWGANAVNGVINIITRHAADTRGTLVSAAAGTQEYVSVALRQGLRLDDDSHLRLYAKYRGHGENDAATHDPADDFYNLHAGLRWDREIDAQTSMMLSGEISQGKSGQTIVEHSLSEPFFRQVDDDTEHGGGFLLGRWERRLRDSDEIRVQGYVDRSRYEDLGFDYRLHTYDLEFQHRFVPLARHEVTWGLGYRRTADRLVDTPLTFFPPRKRTDHLYSAFAQDRITIVADLLEATVGAKWEHHDSSGLQFQPTLRLLYTPGPQHTLWAAASRAVRTPSRGEDDIRINMGFFPPDTAHNPAAPLPTRVAVSGRRDLQAETVDAYEAGYRSQLHPSLFVDLALFYNRYKNLLGGRIAGFSLAEEPFVHGVLAVETTDRIEGRSHGAEVAASWRVLDNLKLQLAYTFLKLKIKTPDIPEPTLSQFEDTEAPKHQISLRSAFAVSDNLDLDLWLRYVDSLSNVAADVNVEKISVPSYITLDARIAWRHPHKKLEFALVGQNLLERRHAEFGGHDFFEVLATEVPRGIYGKVTWHF, from the coding sequence ATGCCATTTTTTCTGAAACGCTTTGCCTTTCCTGCGCTGCTGATCGTTCTCCTTTTGATCCCTCGCGCCTGGGCCGCACATAAATCTCTGACGGAATTCTCCCTCGAAGAGCTCATGGAGATCGAGGTCACCTCGGTATCCAAGAAATCCCAGCCTCTCTCTCAGGCCGCGGCTGCGGTTTTCGTCATCAGCGCTGAAGATATCCACCGCTCTGGCGCCACGACCATTCCCGATCTGCTGCGCCTGGTGCCGGGCATGCAGGTGGCTAAGCTCGATGCCAACAAATGGGCGGTCAGTGCGCGCGGTTTCAACGGCCGCTTCGCCAACAAGCTGCTGGTCATGATCGATGGGCGCAGTATTTACCTCCCGGTGTTTTCCGGTGTTTTCTGGGAAATGCACGATCTGGTTCTCGAGGACATCGAGCGCATCGAGGTGATCCGCGGGCCCGGTGGCAGCCTGTGGGGCGCCAATGCCGTCAACGGCGTCATCAATATCATCACCCGCCATGCCGCCGACACCCGGGGCACCCTGGTGAGCGCCGCCGCCGGCACCCAGGAGTACGTCTCCGTTGCCCTGCGCCAGGGGCTGCGGTTGGACGACGACTCTCATCTGCGCCTCTACGCCAAATATCGTGGCCACGGCGAGAACGATGCCGCAACCCATGACCCCGCCGATGATTTCTACAATCTGCATGCGGGGCTACGCTGGGACCGGGAGATCGATGCGCAAACCTCCATGATGCTCTCAGGCGAGATTTCTCAAGGCAAAAGCGGCCAGACAATTGTCGAGCATTCGCTGAGCGAACCTTTTTTCCGCCAGGTGGACGATGATACCGAGCATGGCGGCGGATTCCTCCTGGGGCGCTGGGAGCGGCGGTTGCGCGACAGCGACGAAATCCGGGTTCAGGGCTACGTTGATCGTTCTCGCTATGAGGATCTGGGTTTTGACTATCGCCTGCATACCTACGACCTGGAATTTCAACATCGCTTTGTGCCCCTCGCCCGCCACGAAGTGACCTGGGGCCTGGGTTATCGGCGCACGGCTGATCGCCTGGTGGACACGCCCCTGACTTTTTTTCCTCCGCGAAAGCGCACCGACCACCTGTACAGCGCTTTCGCTCAGGATCGCATAACTATTGTTGCCGATCTCCTGGAGGCAACCGTCGGCGCGAAATGGGAGCATCACGACAGCTCCGGCCTGCAATTCCAACCGACTCTGCGCCTGCTCTACACCCCCGGGCCCCAGCACACCCTCTGGGCTGCCGCATCCAGGGCCGTGCGCACCCCCTCGCGCGGCGAAGATGACATTCGCATCAATATGGGTTTTTTCCCTCCTGACACGGCCCATAATCCGGCCGCGCCCCTGCCCACGCGGGTCGCAGTCAGCGGCCGGCGCGATCTGCAGGCAGAAACCGTGGATGCCTATGAGGCGGGCTACCGCTCACAGTTGCACCCCAGTCTTTTTGTCGACCTGGCGCTGTTCTATAATCGCTACAAAAACCTCCTCGGCGGCCGTATCGCCGGGTTTTCCCTGGCGGAAGAGCCCTTCGTCCACGGGGTCCTGGCCGTTGAAACCACGGATCGGATTGAAGGACGCAGTCACGGCGCCGAGGTTGCCGCAAGCTGGCGGGTGCTGGACAATCTGAAGCTGCAACTTGCCTATACCTTTTTGAAGCTCAAGATCAAAACACCGGACATCCCCGAACCAACCCTGAGCCAATTTGAAGACACCGAAGCTCCCAAACACCAAATTTCCCTGCGCTCGGCCTTCGCTGTCTCAGACAATCTTGATCTCGACCTCTGGCTCCGCTACGTAGACTCCCTGTCAAATGTAGCCGCCGACGTCAATGTTGAGAAAATCAGCGTACCCAGCTATATTACTCTCGATGCCCGCATCGCCTGGCGTCATCCTCATAAAAAGCTGGAATTCGCCCTTGTCGGACAAAATCTCCTGGAGCGCCGTCACGCCGAATTCGGCGGACACGATTTTTTTGAGGTGCTCGCCACCGAAGTCCCGCGCGGCATTTACGGCAAGGTGACATGGCACTTCTGA
- a CDS encoding TonB-dependent receptor plug domain-containing protein, translating into MNYPLIVFRGLNLLVVLLCASLALGAGKPLTDFSLEELMAMEVTTQAKTPQRLSQTPAAVFVITADDIRRSGAVTIPDVLRMVPGMHVAHIDGNKWAVSARGFNGRFANKLLVLIDGRSVYTPTFSGVYWDIQDTLMEDIERIEVIRGPGGSLWGANAVNGIVNIITKSARDTQGGLATARAGNLERGSGALRYGGKTGDNFYWRGFVKYFDRTRHHGLPGETAEGDWDSLRGGFRSDWYPAAGEQFTLQGEAHQTRAGALRTEPLFTAPFARLNDEPTETDGGFLLARRSWETDDSTRYRLQAYVDHFQRRRNLLDEDERRTTLDLDFQHEFAPNALLDITWGLGYRVSRDAIDSGQVITYRPSKKTDHLLSAFAQAELPLVAERLTLYAGAKAEHFESVGLEVQPSLRLLWTPSTRHSLWLSASRAVRTPSRTEEDALIVLSVRPFDPPLPLTSAGNTNIATEKVTAFELGYRGLLNDRVSLDLATFFNFYDDLRNFEGVPAAFVLPPPLPPLDALFTTRNSETKARSHGLEAALSWQAHERLRLMGAYSYILLHVEPRLGEEDFDFSEEKTPRHQASLRAWLDLPHNLELNTWLRYVDALERGPVPSYLELDTKLAWAVRDNLSFALVGRNLLDSRHQEFPVESFLKNSVTEVRRQIFAEAIWKF; encoded by the coding sequence ATGAATTACCCTCTGATTGTTTTTCGTGGACTGAATTTACTCGTCGTGCTCCTCTGCGCGTCCCTGGCGTTGGGCGCCGGAAAACCTCTGACCGATTTTTCCCTCGAAGAACTGATGGCCATGGAAGTCACCACCCAGGCCAAAACACCTCAGCGCCTCTCTCAGACGCCGGCTGCCGTCTTTGTCATCACCGCCGATGACATCAGACGCTCGGGCGCCGTCACCATTCCTGATGTGTTACGCATGGTACCCGGCATGCATGTCGCGCACATCGACGGCAACAAGTGGGCGGTCAGTGCACGCGGCTTCAATGGTCGTTTCGCCAACAAACTTTTGGTGCTCATCGATGGACGCAGCGTCTACACCCCGACCTTCTCCGGGGTCTACTGGGACATCCAGGACACCCTGATGGAGGACATCGAGCGCATCGAGGTCATCCGTGGCCCCGGCGGCAGCCTGTGGGGCGCCAATGCGGTCAACGGTATCGTCAACATCATCACCAAAAGCGCCCGCGACACCCAGGGCGGCCTGGCCACGGCGCGCGCGGGAAATCTCGAGCGCGGCAGCGGGGCGCTACGCTACGGCGGCAAAACGGGCGACAATTTCTACTGGCGCGGGTTTGTGAAGTACTTCGACCGTACTCGCCATCATGGATTGCCGGGTGAAACGGCAGAGGGCGATTGGGACAGCCTGCGCGGCGGATTTCGCAGCGACTGGTACCCGGCGGCCGGTGAGCAGTTCACCCTGCAGGGCGAGGCGCACCAGACCCGCGCCGGAGCCCTGCGCACCGAGCCTCTTTTTACAGCGCCTTTCGCGCGACTCAACGACGAACCGACCGAAACCGATGGCGGATTTCTGCTGGCACGGCGCTCCTGGGAAACTGATGATTCCACGCGTTACCGCCTCCAGGCTTATGTCGATCACTTCCAACGCCGCCGCAACCTGCTCGACGAGGATGAAAGACGCACCACCCTGGACCTCGATTTTCAGCACGAATTCGCGCCGAATGCGTTGCTGGACATCACCTGGGGCCTGGGTTACCGCGTCAGCCGCGACGCCATTGACAGCGGGCAGGTCATCACCTACCGTCCTTCAAAAAAAACCGACCACCTGCTGAGCGCCTTTGCCCAGGCCGAACTGCCCCTGGTCGCCGAGCGACTGACCCTGTATGCCGGAGCCAAAGCCGAGCATTTTGAGTCCGTAGGGCTTGAAGTGCAACCCAGTCTGCGCCTGCTGTGGACTCCCTCCACCCGCCATTCCCTGTGGCTGTCGGCCTCGCGGGCAGTGCGCACTCCAAGCCGCACCGAAGAGGACGCCCTGATCGTTCTGTCCGTACGGCCCTTTGATCCTCCCTTGCCCCTGACTTCGGCCGGCAACACCAACATCGCTACCGAAAAGGTCACGGCCTTCGAACTCGGCTATCGCGGTCTGCTGAACGACAGGGTCTCCTTGGATCTTGCCACCTTTTTCAATTTTTACGATGATCTGCGAAATTTTGAAGGGGTTCCGGCCGCGTTTGTCTTGCCGCCGCCCCTGCCGCCACTCGACGCCCTCTTCACCACCCGCAACAGCGAGACCAAGGCTCGCTCCCACGGTTTAGAGGCGGCCCTGTCCTGGCAGGCGCATGAACGTTTGCGTCTCATGGGTGCATATTCCTATATTCTGCTGCATGTCGAGCCGCGCCTAGGCGAGGAGGACTTTGATTTCAGCGAGGAAAAAACTCCGCGGCACCAGGCCTCTCTGCGTGCCTGGCTGGACTTGCCCCATAACCTGGAGTTGAATACCTGGCTGCGCTATGTCGACGCCCTGGAACGCGGTCCCGTTCCTTCCTATCTCGAACTCGACACCAAGCTGGCCTGGGCGGTACGCGACAATCTGTCTTTTGCCCTTGTGGGCCGCAATCTTCTGGATAGTCGGCACCAGGAGTTCCCCGTCGAAAGCTTCCTGAAAAATTCCGTCACCGAGGTCCGCCGGCAGATCTTTGCCGAGGCGATCTGGAAATTCTGA
- a CDS encoding hybrid sensor histidine kinase/response regulator has product MKAFFSRLPIRRKLTAMTLVTSTVVLLLTATAFIAIEVVSFRDNAIDKLASLARIVANNSQAPLLFNDPGAADDLLGTLRVQKNLIEAGIYDAQGNPFSLLQITPPEGQISCCCETSISRIEPQESGHHQIRARSLCYFQPIYFDTEYLGLVHLKTDMDELFWRLAWFGAGSLAVLALSLGIAYLLASRLQSIISQPILKLADAMEEVSRHRNYALRVGRESNDEIGTLMDGFNHMLEQVQQRDRQLDEHRQGLEEQVSHRTEELSQANATLAETIQNLRRTKEAAEAANRAKSTFLANLSHELRTPMVGVLGMSDLLLSSPLDERQKQLTETVRGSGEALLGILDDLLDIAKIEAGRLTLVSSAFDPHQIIEDAVRLLEVTSRNKGLRLGCHIDPGVPHHLLGDGGRLRQIIINLVGNAVKFTPAGAVQVEMRPLNIASETALLRLEVQDTGIGIEKEVQEKIFEAFAQGDNSTSRQYGGSGLGLAIVRELVHLMGGTVALHSTPGQGTTVTCEIPFAVPREEPETSLAEQAGSGVAPAHSLGTNGRKRILLAEDNPTTQKLIGLLLEPHNLALKVAQDGVEALAAVAAERFDLILMDCQMPGIDGFEVTRRLRAAGDHTPIIALTANLQRSFRETCLQTGMNDFLGKPFRQAELLALIERWLSLPGE; this is encoded by the coding sequence ATGAAAGCTTTTTTCAGCCGCCTGCCTATTCGCCGCAAGCTCACGGCCATGACCCTGGTCACCAGCACCGTGGTTCTGCTCTTGACGGCCACGGCGTTTATCGCAATCGAAGTGGTCAGCTTTCGCGACAACGCCATCGACAAACTTGCTTCCCTGGCGCGCATTGTCGCCAACAACAGCCAGGCACCGCTGCTGTTTAATGATCCCGGGGCCGCCGATGACCTTCTGGGCACCTTGCGCGTGCAAAAAAACCTGATTGAGGCCGGCATCTACGACGCTCAGGGCAATCCGTTTTCGCTCCTGCAGATCACCCCGCCAGAGGGGCAGATTTCCTGTTGCTGCGAAACCAGCATTTCTCGGATTGAACCGCAGGAATCCGGGCATCATCAAATCAGGGCCCGTTCCCTGTGTTATTTTCAGCCGATTTATTTCGACACCGAATATCTCGGCCTCGTTCACCTCAAGACCGACATGGACGAACTCTTTTGGCGTCTGGCCTGGTTCGGGGCAGGCAGTCTCGCCGTTCTTGCCCTGTCTCTGGGCATCGCCTATCTGCTCGCATCGCGCCTGCAATCCATCATTTCCCAGCCGATTCTGAAACTGGCCGACGCCATGGAGGAAGTTTCACGCCACCGCAACTACGCCCTGCGGGTCGGGCGCGAGAGCAACGACGAAATCGGCACTCTGATGGACGGTTTCAACCACATGCTTGAGCAAGTCCAACAACGCGATCGCCAACTCGACGAACATCGCCAGGGGCTGGAGGAGCAGGTTTCTCACCGAACCGAGGAATTGTCCCAAGCCAATGCCACCCTGGCCGAAACCATCCAGAATCTGCGCCGCACCAAAGAGGCGGCCGAGGCCGCAAACCGCGCCAAGTCAACGTTCCTGGCAAATCTCAGCCATGAACTCCGCACCCCCATGGTCGGCGTCCTCGGCATGTCGGACCTGCTGCTTTCCTCCCCCCTCGACGAGCGGCAAAAACAGCTGACCGAAACCGTGCGCGGCTCGGGCGAGGCGTTGCTGGGGATTCTCGATGATTTGCTTGACATCGCAAAAATCGAGGCAGGGCGGCTGACGCTGGTCTCATCGGCATTTGATCCACACCAAATCATCGAAGATGCGGTGCGTCTGCTTGAAGTGACGAGCCGTAACAAAGGTCTGCGTCTCGGTTGTCACATCGACCCCGGCGTTCCCCATCATCTTCTCGGTGACGGCGGGCGCCTGCGCCAAATCATTATCAACCTGGTGGGCAACGCGGTGAAATTCACTCCCGCAGGCGCGGTACAAGTGGAGATGCGGCCCCTGAATATCGCGTCCGAAACTGCGCTGCTGCGCCTTGAGGTTCAGGATACGGGGATCGGCATCGAGAAAGAAGTACAGGAAAAGATCTTCGAAGCCTTTGCCCAGGGCGACAACTCAACCAGCCGCCAATACGGCGGATCGGGCCTGGGGTTGGCCATCGTGCGCGAATTGGTTCATTTGATGGGCGGCACGGTTGCGCTGCACAGCACCCCTGGGCAGGGAACGACCGTCACCTGTGAAATACCCTTTGCCGTCCCCAGGGAAGAGCCTGAGACATCCCTTGCTGAACAAGCCGGGTCAGGTGTCGCGCCTGCACATTCCCTTGGTACGAACGGACGCAAACGCATACTGCTGGCCGAAGACAACCCCACCACGCAGAAACTTATCGGCCTGCTTCTTGAGCCCCACAACCTGGCGCTAAAAGTGGCGCAGGATGGTGTTGAGGCCTTGGCGGCCGTTGCAGCCGAACGCTTCGACCTCATTCTTATGGATTGCCAGATGCCCGGCATTGACGGCTTTGAGGTGACTCGGCGTTTGCGCGCGGCGGGCGATCACACCCCCATCATCGCACTGACGGCCAACCTGCAGCGCAGCTTCCGCGAAACCTGCCTGCAAACCGGCATGAACGACTTCCTTGGCAAACCCTTCCGCCAAGCCGAATTACTCGCCCTCATCGAGCGCTGGCTGAGCCTCCCGGGAGAATAG
- a CDS encoding DUF3024 domain-containing protein, with the protein MVKHPNEFSRRIVERFFSARNVDVHVTSVRNGYVVFFNHISHFEACAVDEPAGRLIFDERRDEWDLFWISGDFRWHYYASYEKLHLALEVMFGDQAANLFHKVL; encoded by the coding sequence ATGGTTAAGCATCCGAACGAATTCAGCCGCCGCATTGTTGAAAGATTTTTCAGCGCCCGTAACGTCGACGTTCACGTGACCAGCGTGAGAAACGGTTACGTCGTCTTCTTCAACCACATCAGCCACTTCGAGGCTTGCGCCGTTGACGAGCCGGCTGGCCGGTTGATTTTCGATGAGCGCCGTGACGAGTGGGATCTGTTCTGGATCAGCGGCGATTTCCGCTGGCACTATTACGCATCCTACGAGAAGCTGCACCTGGCGCTTGAAGTGATGTTCGGCGATCAGGCCGCCAACCTGTTTCATAAGGTTTTGTGA
- a CDS encoding ChaN family lipoprotein, which translates to MRLFPLFLLLALVALMSACAPTLTAPLGDPQRPYEPERPPQVGDILHNPTGFYVDEEAMLNAAADARIVYVGETHDNPAAHRVQLQVIQALAARHPGQVAIGMEMFVPAQQEVLDRWVAGELSEKEFLRESRWHEVWRMDFALYRDILLLARDQGIAVIGLNAERSLVRQLSLHAPDALPDEVRAALPEMDMDDPYQRALIEAIFAGHEAGRGGLEGFVRVQTLWDETMADNIVRYLADPANARHRMVVLAGGNHVRFGFGIPRRVFRRLPTSYLIIGSKEIHIPPDKQDRLMDVDIPHFPMPPYDFTVFTEYEDLPAPPVKLGVLLENAPTGVGVAGVMPDSPAARAGIEKGDVLLEMDGTELQESFDVIYLVRRKQPGDTAHLRILRDGTEVEAKVDFFIPEENEQPMTRDK; encoded by the coding sequence ATGCGTCTGTTCCCCCTTTTTTTGCTTCTCGCTCTGGTGGCGCTCATGAGCGCCTGCGCCCCCACCCTCACCGCGCCCCTCGGCGACCCACAGCGACCCTACGAACCCGAGCGGCCGCCGCAGGTCGGCGACATCCTGCACAATCCCACGGGTTTTTACGTCGACGAAGAGGCCATGCTCAACGCCGCCGCTGATGCCCGCATCGTCTATGTCGGCGAAACCCATGACAATCCCGCCGCTCACCGCGTCCAGCTCCAGGTTATTCAAGCCCTCGCCGCGCGTCATCCCGGGCAGGTCGCCATCGGCATGGAGATGTTCGTTCCGGCACAACAAGAGGTTCTGGATCGCTGGGTGGCTGGGGAATTATCGGAAAAGGAATTTCTCAGGGAATCCAGGTGGCACGAGGTCTGGCGCATGGATTTCGCCCTCTACCGCGACATCCTGCTGCTGGCCCGCGACCAGGGCATTGCGGTCATCGGCCTGAACGCCGAGCGCAGCCTGGTGCGCCAACTCAGCCTCCATGCGCCCGACGCCCTGCCGGACGAGGTGCGTGCCGCCCTGCCGGAGATGGATATGGACGATCCCTACCAGCGCGCGCTGATCGAGGCCATTTTCGCCGGCCATGAGGCGGGCCGCGGCGGTCTGGAAGGTTTTGTGCGCGTACAGACCCTGTGGGATGAGACCATGGCGGACAATATCGTCCGTTACCTCGCCGACCCCGCCAACGCGCGGCACCGCATGGTGGTGCTGGCAGGGGGCAACCACGTGCGCTTCGGCTTCGGCATTCCGCGACGCGTATTCCGCCGTCTGCCGACCTCCTATCTGATCATCGGCAGCAAGGAAATCCACATTCCGCCAGACAAGCAGGATCGCCTCATGGATGTGGACATCCCCCACTTCCCCATGCCGCCCTATGATTTCACGGTGTTCACGGAATACGAGGATCTGCCCGCGCCGCCGGTCAAACTGGGCGTTCTGCTCGAAAACGCCCCGACCGGCGTCGGCGTGGCCGGCGTCATGCCCGACTCTCCGGCGGCGCGCGCGGGTATTGAAAAAGGAGATGTGCTGCTGGAAATGGATGGAACAGAGTTGCAGGAAAGTTTCGACGTCATCTACCTGGTCCGCCGGAAACAACCCGGCGACACCGCCCACCTGCGCATTTTGCGCGACGGCACGGAGGTGGAGGCAAAAGTGGACTTCTTCATCCCGGAAGAAAATGAACAACCAATGACCAGGGACAAATAA
- a CDS encoding rhomboid family intramembrane serine protease, with the protein MFLPIGDHPNPRSTPWVNYLLLGINLAVWLLIALPMSNVPPELNDPVLLEFLYDLGVRGAVPAQAIFDQISAYDLFVYQYGFRPADPSLLTLFSSLFLHGGWMHLFGNMLFLWIFGNNVEHRLGSLGYLGCYLGAGVAATLFFALFVPDSTTPLIGASGAISGVLGFYFLWFPRNLVRVFIFLFPFIVTTVMVPARLVLGFYLVLDNILPFLLTRGGAESGVAYGAHIGGFLVGLGLAWGLEKVPGLNLWRSEQRYRKERVEASAENDTRLSPAALIHHHLINGHPRQAADLYLRLKQRPERLGVDADDVLAIGDHLLAQGRDDLALPVFRRFIAERPGAAGLDRAFLGAGQALERHPRHITSAYQYFLQALDVARSDAVKDQARLHLRAIERRGRKDNGRAD; encoded by the coding sequence ATGTTTCTGCCCATCGGTGACCATCCCAATCCCCGCTCGACTCCCTGGGTCAATTACCTCCTGCTCGGAATCAACCTGGCTGTGTGGCTGCTGATTGCACTGCCGATGAGCAATGTGCCCCCCGAACTCAATGATCCGGTGCTGCTCGAATTTCTCTATGATCTCGGGGTGCGGGGCGCGGTGCCGGCCCAGGCCATTTTCGATCAGATCAGTGCCTATGATCTGTTTGTCTACCAGTATGGTTTCCGACCGGCGGATCCTTCACTGCTGACCCTTTTCAGCTCGTTGTTTCTCCACGGGGGATGGATGCACCTGTTCGGCAACATGCTTTTTCTGTGGATTTTCGGCAACAATGTCGAACACCGTCTGGGGTCCTTGGGCTATCTGGGCTGCTATCTGGGGGCAGGGGTGGCAGCCACCCTGTTCTTCGCCCTGTTTGTCCCCGATTCCACAACGCCGCTCATCGGTGCCTCCGGCGCGATTTCCGGGGTGCTCGGCTTTTATTTCCTGTGGTTTCCGCGCAACCTGGTGCGGGTGTTTATTTTCCTCTTTCCCTTTATCGTTACCACGGTGATGGTGCCGGCCCGCCTGGTGCTGGGTTTTTATCTGGTCCTCGACAATATCTTGCCGTTTCTGCTGACGCGCGGCGGGGCTGAGTCGGGTGTGGCCTACGGGGCGCATATCGGCGGGTTTCTCGTGGGGTTGGGATTGGCCTGGGGGCTGGAAAAAGTGCCGGGCCTCAATCTCTGGCGCAGTGAACAGCGCTACCGCAAGGAGAGGGTCGAAGCGTCCGCCGAAAACGACACGCGGTTATCTCCTGCGGCTCTTATTCATCATCACCTCATCAACGGGCATCCGCGGCAGGCGGCCGATCTTTACCTGCGCCTGAAGCAGCGCCCTGAGCGCCTTGGTGTTGATGCCGACGATGTTCTGGCCATCGGCGACCATCTTCTGGCGCAGGGGCGCGATGACCTGGCGCTGCCGGTTTTTCGTCGTTTCATTGCCGAGCGGCCGGGCGCTGCCGGCCTTGACCGCGCCTTTCTCGGAGCCGGCCAGGCCTTGGAGCGCCATCCTCGGCACATCACCAGCGCCTATCAGTATTTTCTTCAGGCACTGGATGTGGCGCGCAGCGACGCCGTCAAGGACCAGGCCCGACTGCATCTGCGGGCCATTGAACGCCGGGGCCGGAAGGACAACGGCCGCGCAGACTGA
- a CDS encoding YfiR family protein has product MALLTRLTAILLLILDCLGIDSKIRPRRNRAFLYLVGVCLCLGLLGAVAPQVNASPSSTSLEEYEAKAAFLFNFAKFVYWPETEISAAPTNAPFCIGVIGENPFGPHIQRLEGSTIEGRPVRISFPDTTAAIRECQVLFIAESESARLEDVLARLELFPTLTIGDMEDFAARGGMIEMFLHDNRIRFRINLDAAHAAGLVISSRLLQLAANAEELMRGQHP; this is encoded by the coding sequence ATGGCACTTCTGACCCGCCTCACAGCGATACTCCTGCTCATCCTCGATTGCCTGGGGATCGACAGCAAGATTCGCCCCCGGCGAAATCGGGCATTTTTGTATCTGGTCGGCGTGTGCCTGTGCCTGGGGCTGCTCGGGGCAGTCGCGCCGCAGGTCAATGCAAGCCCATCTTCCACCAGCCTTGAAGAATACGAAGCCAAGGCCGCCTTCCTTTTCAACTTCGCAAAATTCGTTTATTGGCCTGAAACCGAAATATCCGCCGCGCCCACCAACGCGCCCTTCTGCATCGGGGTCATCGGGGAAAATCCCTTCGGGCCACACATCCAACGCCTGGAGGGCAGCACCATCGAAGGACGACCGGTGCGCATCAGCTTTCCGGACACGACAGCCGCCATCCGCGAATGCCAGGTGCTGTTCATCGCCGAGTCGGAAAGCGCGCGGCTTGAGGATGTGCTGGCGAGGCTGGAACTGTTTCCAACTCTCACCATCGGGGATATGGAGGATTTCGCGGCGCGCGGCGGCATGATCGAAATGTTCTTGCACGACAACCGCATCCGCTTTCGCATCAACCTGGACGCGGCGCACGCCGCGGGACTTGTTATCAGCTCGCGCCTGCTGCAACTGGCCGCCAACGCCGAAGAACTCATGCGGGGGCAGCATCCATGA